Proteins co-encoded in one Streptomyces sp. JH34 genomic window:
- a CDS encoding response regulator transcription factor: MITVLLADDEHLIRGALASLLTLEDDITVVAQAGTGDEALAMAVAHRPDVAVLDLQMPGLDGIAVATRLRDSLPACASMIVTSHARAGALKRALSVGVRGFVPKTVSAHELAQIIRTVHTGGRYVDQELAADAIAAGESPLTPREAELLSYAEDGAPVADIATRASLSSGTVRNYLSSAAMKLGAENRHVAARMAREHGWL, encoded by the coding sequence ATGATCACGGTCCTGCTCGCGGACGACGAGCACCTCATCCGCGGTGCGCTCGCCTCGCTCCTCACCCTGGAGGACGACATCACCGTCGTCGCCCAGGCCGGAACCGGTGACGAAGCACTGGCCATGGCCGTCGCGCACCGCCCCGACGTCGCCGTGCTCGACCTCCAGATGCCGGGCCTCGACGGCATCGCGGTCGCCACGCGACTGCGCGACTCGCTGCCGGCCTGCGCCTCGATGATCGTCACCAGCCACGCCCGGGCGGGAGCCCTGAAACGCGCGCTGAGTGTGGGGGTGCGCGGCTTCGTGCCCAAGACGGTGTCGGCGCACGAGCTGGCCCAGATCATCCGCACGGTGCACACCGGCGGCCGTTACGTCGACCAGGAACTCGCCGCCGACGCCATCGCCGCCGGCGAATCACCCCTGACCCCCCGCGAGGCGGAACTCCTGTCGTACGCCGAGGACGGAGCACCGGTCGCGGACATCGCCACCCGCGCCTCGCTGTCCAGCGGGACGGTCCGCAACTACCTCTCCTCCGCCGCGATGAAGCTCGGCGCGGAGAACCGGCACGTGGCGGCGCGCATGGCCAGGGAGCACGGCTGGCTCTGA
- a CDS encoding ankyrin repeat domain-containing protein — translation MEHRERGREPSEGLDARLLTAARGDDPQAVRELLEAGAHVNSTGGDGITALGAAVAADSYETARVLLDAGADADLRSRGGPLRRRWGVEVCGAPVSPGEPAGQLSTRTHSL, via the coding sequence ATGGAGCATCGTGAACGGGGCCGCGAACCGTCGGAGGGGCTCGACGCACGGTTGCTGACGGCCGCACGCGGCGACGACCCGCAGGCGGTGAGGGAGCTTTTGGAAGCCGGAGCGCACGTGAACAGTACGGGCGGGGACGGCATCACCGCGCTGGGAGCGGCGGTGGCCGCGGACTCCTACGAGACGGCCCGGGTGCTCCTGGACGCGGGCGCGGATGCCGACCTGCGGTCACGGGGCGGGCCGCTCCGGCGCCGATGGGGCGTCGAGGTGTGCGGGGCGCCGGTGTCCCCGGGGGAACCCGCTGGCCAACTGAGTACGCGTACCCACTCCTTGTAG
- a CDS encoding ATP-binding protein, which translates to MSAPDNQTAAGFHVFAQRFSATRRGARLARLLSALQLVEWGHPRGTGEHDTATIVVAELAANAVSHGRVPGRDFALLLMHDSHRGVIRIEVSDTHPGRPALLTPSPETVSGRGLVIVDAVATRWGVRERVGPGKTVWAECALSAAPTTPACGTIAARSASRHHTVGL; encoded by the coding sequence ATGTCAGCTCCGGACAACCAGACCGCCGCCGGGTTCCACGTGTTCGCCCAGCGCTTCTCCGCCACCCGCCGCGGAGCCCGCCTCGCTCGCCTGCTCAGCGCACTCCAACTCGTCGAGTGGGGCCACCCACGCGGCACGGGCGAACATGACACGGCGACGATCGTCGTGGCCGAACTCGCTGCGAACGCGGTGTCGCACGGGCGCGTCCCCGGCCGCGACTTCGCTCTGCTGTTGATGCACGACAGCCACCGGGGGGTCATCCGTATCGAGGTGTCCGACACCCACCCCGGCCGGCCCGCCCTCCTCACGCCCTCCCCGGAGACGGTCTCCGGCCGTGGGCTGGTCATCGTCGATGCCGTCGCCACCCGTTGGGGCGTCCGAGAGCGTGTCGGCCCGGGCAAGACCGTCTGGGCGGAGTGTGCGTTGTCCGCGGCCCCCACCACGCCCGCGTGCGGAACCATCGCCGCCAGGAGCGCCTCTCGCCATCACACCGTGGGCCTGTGA
- a CDS encoding helix-turn-helix transcriptional regulator, translated as MSDSLRTFGAVLKALRDEARLTQEQFAPLVQYSTAYIAKIEQGKRFPPRDLLDRSEEVLGATAARVLAAASRSLTRKVGLASWFQQWAAVEEEAISLLSYESSVIPGLLQPELYIRALFDRRLPPLADEQFEHQVCARLERQRLLVERPGTTFSFIIEQALLERRMGGDEVTRALLDHLLRVGRLRNVEVQAMPLIQEDHSGFEGPLSLAETVENRWVGYVEAHDSSRLITDPKAAGAMLQRYGKMRSQALSHQATTSLLEQMRGAL; from the coding sequence ATGTCCGACAGCCTCAGGACGTTCGGGGCGGTGCTCAAGGCCCTGCGCGACGAGGCCCGCCTCACGCAGGAGCAGTTCGCCCCGCTGGTGCAGTACTCGACGGCGTACATCGCGAAGATCGAGCAGGGCAAACGGTTCCCTCCACGAGACTTGCTCGACCGCTCGGAGGAGGTGCTTGGGGCGACAGCGGCGCGGGTGCTCGCGGCGGCGTCACGAAGCCTGACGCGGAAGGTGGGGCTGGCGTCATGGTTCCAGCAGTGGGCGGCTGTCGAGGAGGAGGCGATCTCACTCCTCTCGTACGAATCCAGCGTGATTCCGGGACTCCTGCAACCCGAGTTGTACATCCGTGCGCTCTTCGACAGGCGTCTCCCACCTCTCGCGGACGAGCAGTTCGAGCACCAGGTGTGTGCCCGACTGGAGCGGCAACGCCTGCTGGTGGAGCGGCCGGGCACCACATTCAGCTTCATCATCGAACAGGCCCTGCTGGAACGCCGCATGGGAGGCGACGAGGTGACACGGGCGCTCCTCGACCACCTGCTCAGGGTGGGCCGCCTGCGGAACGTTGAGGTCCAGGCGATGCCGCTGATCCAGGAGGACCACTCGGGCTTCGAAGGCCCACTCTCACTTGCCGAGACGGTGGAGAACCGATGGGTCGGATACGTCGAGGCGCATGACAGCAGCAGGCTGATCACGGACCCGAAAGCCGCAGGCGCCATGCTCCAGCGCTATGGCAAGATGCGCTCGCAGGCTCTGAGCCATCAAGCCACCACGAGCCTGCTGGAGCAGATGCGAGGAGCGCTATGA
- a CDS encoding DUF397 domain-containing protein: MSTTELAWFKSSYSGGGGGNCVEIAVGPEAVRVRDSKDTRRPALMVSPRAWSAFTELAAEERLHEVSDSAIVA; encoded by the coding sequence ATGAGCACCACTGAACTTGCTTGGTTCAAGAGCAGCTACAGCGGTGGCGGCGGAGGCAACTGCGTCGAGATCGCGGTTGGCCCTGAGGCTGTACGGGTCCGGGATTCAAAGGACACGCGGCGGCCGGCGCTGATGGTCTCTCCTCGGGCATGGTCCGCATTCACGGAGCTTGCGGCCGAAGAACGCCTACACGAAGTAAGCGACAGCGCAATCGTTGCCTGA
- a CDS encoding DEAD/DEAH box helicase yields the protein MPSDYSGTAPVVGLYETLITHRLEERMKQLNGTGWRSIDGPVSPESVPHVLARHIGDTVRQVLQGLSPTEQVLAANHILESINTLEGATQWIDLVTDGPPRQLLSVAQQEAPGVYAIRPATPLSDTALITNSPEDPSLGFELRAELATADRVDLLCAFVKWHGLRVLEESLASAHARGVPIRVLTTTYIGATERRALDRLVRDFGAEVKVNYELRSTRLHAKAWLFRRASGFDTAYVGSSNLSKAALLDGLEWNVRLSSVATPAVLRKFEATFDAYWSEQAFEPYDPDTDAKRLDEALSHAGGSQQDRGTITLSGLEVRPYPHQRDMLERLEVERTVHDRHRNLLVAATGTGKTVMAALDFKRLRQTLGREPRLLFVAHRKEILEQSLRVYQNVLIDANFGELFYAGEIPDNWTHVFASVQSLNTPVLERFDPGHFDVIVIDEFHHSTSPTYRRILDHFVPREMLGLTATPERMDGLNVQDEFFDGRIAAEMRLWEALENELLSPFHYFGVADNTDMRAIGWKRGAYDSSALSNLFTGDDARARLVVQAVIDKVADPGSMRALGFCVSVAHAHFMANFFHRSGLNARALSGETSRHERKAALDDLRSGRLQVIFSVDLFNEGLDIPDVDTLLLLRPTSSATVFLQQLGRGLRRTEDKAVLTVLDFIGQHRREFRFEEPFRALTNLTRNRLLKNIEQGFPQLPSGCQIILESKAKNLIIENIRNQISVNVTQLAKEVSQYAEPRITEYLKESGREIKELYRGSGNSWTGLLRRANILNGVAPDGEAALLKRVSAFLHVDDPLRVAAYSKLLADEAPTYDQLSEQEQAYARMFFFSLWPLGGGFTSYQEGFITLATQKAFRDELHQVLAHVLEQADHVPLPLLGRHTGLPLTVHASYSREEILPALGQSTVGGFMPGHFREGVKWCEGIQTDALLITLEKDEKDFSPETRYKDYARSDFLFHWESQNQTSESSPTGIRYQTHKERETHVLLFVRRYKKTDIGGPQPWMLLGPADYVEHKGSKPMGIVWELRHQMPADVLAYSAIAAG from the coding sequence ATGCCCAGCGACTATTCAGGAACCGCCCCCGTGGTCGGGCTCTACGAAACGCTCATCACCCACCGGCTCGAAGAGCGGATGAAGCAGCTCAACGGCACAGGTTGGCGCTCCATCGACGGTCCCGTCAGTCCTGAATCTGTACCCCATGTTCTCGCCCGCCACATCGGCGACACGGTACGGCAGGTCCTGCAAGGGCTCTCACCAACGGAGCAAGTGCTCGCCGCCAACCACATCTTGGAGTCCATTAATACGCTTGAGGGCGCCACACAGTGGATCGACCTCGTCACAGACGGGCCGCCTCGCCAGCTGCTTTCGGTCGCTCAGCAGGAAGCTCCCGGTGTCTACGCCATCCGCCCAGCGACACCGCTGTCCGATACGGCTCTCATCACCAACTCGCCGGAGGACCCGAGTCTCGGCTTCGAGCTTCGCGCCGAGTTGGCCACAGCCGATCGCGTTGATCTCCTGTGCGCGTTCGTCAAGTGGCACGGCCTCCGCGTTCTCGAGGAGTCCCTCGCCTCCGCGCATGCTCGCGGTGTCCCGATCCGCGTGCTGACCACCACGTATATCGGCGCCACGGAACGCCGCGCGCTGGACCGCCTCGTCCGAGATTTCGGCGCGGAGGTGAAGGTCAACTACGAGCTTCGCTCCACTCGACTCCACGCCAAGGCATGGCTCTTCCGGAGGGCGAGCGGCTTCGACACGGCTTACGTAGGCAGCTCGAACCTTTCCAAGGCTGCCCTCCTCGACGGCCTTGAGTGGAACGTACGCCTCTCGTCCGTTGCCACGCCCGCTGTCCTCCGGAAGTTCGAGGCCACATTCGACGCGTACTGGAGCGAGCAGGCGTTTGAGCCGTATGACCCCGATACCGATGCCAAGCGGCTCGACGAGGCCCTGTCCCACGCTGGCGGTTCACAGCAGGACCGCGGCACGATCACACTTTCCGGTCTAGAAGTTCGCCCCTACCCGCATCAACGCGACATGCTCGAACGCCTTGAGGTTGAGCGAACCGTTCATGACCGCCACCGCAATCTTCTCGTGGCTGCGACAGGCACGGGAAAGACCGTGATGGCGGCTCTGGACTTCAAGCGTCTACGCCAGACACTGGGCCGGGAGCCCCGACTGCTGTTCGTGGCCCACCGCAAGGAGATCCTCGAACAGTCGCTGCGGGTTTACCAGAACGTATTGATCGACGCCAATTTCGGCGAACTCTTCTACGCGGGTGAGATACCAGACAACTGGACTCATGTCTTCGCCAGTGTCCAGTCTCTGAACACTCCTGTGCTCGAGCGCTTCGATCCTGGTCATTTCGACGTCATCGTGATCGATGAGTTTCATCACAGCACTTCACCCACTTACCGCAGGATTCTCGACCACTTCGTCCCGCGGGAGATGCTCGGTCTCACGGCGACACCTGAGCGCATGGACGGACTGAACGTCCAGGATGAGTTCTTCGACGGAAGAATCGCGGCGGAGATGCGCCTCTGGGAGGCGCTGGAGAACGAACTACTCAGCCCTTTTCACTACTTCGGTGTCGCCGACAACACTGACATGCGCGCGATCGGGTGGAAGCGCGGAGCATACGACTCATCTGCCCTCAGCAATCTTTTCACCGGCGACGACGCCCGCGCACGCCTGGTCGTACAGGCAGTGATCGACAAGGTGGCCGACCCGGGCTCCATGCGGGCCCTGGGATTCTGCGTCTCGGTGGCGCATGCGCACTTCATGGCCAACTTCTTCCACCGTTCCGGACTCAATGCGCGCGCTCTCTCCGGTGAAACCTCACGCCACGAGCGGAAGGCGGCCCTCGACGATCTGCGATCGGGTCGGCTGCAGGTGATCTTCTCGGTGGACCTTTTCAATGAAGGGCTCGACATCCCCGATGTCGACACCTTGCTCTTGCTGCGTCCCACCTCCAGCGCCACCGTCTTCCTGCAGCAACTGGGCCGCGGACTTCGCCGCACCGAAGACAAGGCCGTACTCACGGTTCTGGACTTCATCGGGCAACACCGCAGGGAGTTCCGTTTCGAGGAACCGTTCCGCGCGCTCACCAACCTCACCAGGAACCGCCTACTGAAGAACATCGAGCAAGGCTTCCCGCAGCTCCCCTCCGGCTGCCAGATCATACTTGAATCCAAAGCAAAAAATCTGATCATAGAGAACATTCGCAACCAGATCAGCGTCAACGTAACGCAACTGGCCAAGGAGGTGTCTCAGTACGCTGAGCCACGTATCACCGAATACCTCAAGGAGAGTGGCCGAGAAATCAAGGAGCTTTACCGAGGCAGCGGGAATTCCTGGACGGGTCTGCTCCGCAGGGCAAATATCCTCAACGGCGTGGCTCCAGATGGCGAAGCCGCACTCTTGAAGCGCGTCTCTGCCTTTCTGCATGTAGACGATCCTCTGCGCGTCGCCGCGTACAGCAAGCTCCTGGCCGACGAGGCCCCGACCTACGACCAGCTCTCTGAGCAAGAACAGGCGTATGCGCGCATGTTCTTCTTCTCGCTCTGGCCGCTGGGCGGAGGTTTCACCAGCTATCAGGAGGGGTTCATCACTCTCGCCACCCAAAAGGCCTTCCGTGACGAGTTGCACCAGGTACTCGCGCACGTCCTCGAACAGGCAGACCACGTCCCCCTCCCCCTCCTTGGGAGGCACACCGGTCTCCCCTTGACTGTTCACGCGTCGTACAGTCGCGAGGAGATTCTTCCTGCTCTTGGCCAGTCCACCGTAGGCGGCTTCATGCCGGGGCACTTCCGCGAAGGGGTGAAGTGGTGCGAAGGTATCCAGACGGACGCCCTTCTCATCACCCTCGAGAAGGACGAGAAGGACTTCTCCCCCGAGACCCGGTACAAGGACTACGCCAGGAGCGACTTCCTGTTCCACTGGGAGTCTCAGAACCAGACCTCAGAGTCTTCACCCACTGGCATCCGTTACCAGACACACAAGGAACGGGAAACACACGTCCTGCTGTTCGTCCGTCGCTACAAGAAGACGGATATAGGGGGCCCACAGCCATGGATGCTGCTCGGTCCAGCTGACTACGTGGAACACAAGGGCAGTAAGCCCATGGGAATTGTGTGGGAGCTTCGTCACCAGATGCCTGCCGACGTACTGGCGTACTCAGCTATCGCCGCCGGGTGA
- a CDS encoding TetR/AcrR family transcriptional regulator C-terminal domain-containing protein: MPTEPPYLRIAGEIRRRIESGELGPGDPVPSTRRITQEWGVAMATATKALGALNQEGLVRAVPGIGTVVAESRRERVTTPARQLSRERVIRTAIELVDAEGLAALSMRRIATEFGTSTMALYRHVPSKGELVRLMAEAVFGSGPTGPPPKGWRPHLEREARWLWKQYARHPWLARAMAGLTRPMASPNAMQYTERALAALTGLGLTPEQMLHIHLTILGYAQGIAMAVELESQARQDSGMTAEEWMTSMEPRMDAIQATAAYPVLSTFFGTADFELELGTLFEFGLARVLDGVEGMVEGARGNTN, from the coding sequence ATGCCGACCGAGCCGCCCTACCTCCGGATCGCCGGGGAGATCCGCCGCCGCATCGAGTCGGGTGAGCTCGGCCCGGGCGATCCGGTCCCCTCCACCCGCCGGATCACCCAGGAGTGGGGCGTCGCGATGGCCACCGCGACGAAGGCGCTCGGGGCGCTGAACCAGGAGGGGCTGGTGCGGGCGGTGCCCGGCATCGGCACGGTGGTCGCGGAGAGCCGCCGGGAACGCGTGACGACACCCGCCCGCCAGCTGAGCCGGGAGCGGGTCATCCGTACGGCGATAGAGCTCGTGGACGCGGAGGGCCTCGCCGCGCTCTCGATGCGGCGCATCGCGACGGAGTTCGGCACGTCCACCATGGCGCTCTACCGCCACGTCCCGAGCAAGGGCGAGCTCGTCCGGCTGATGGCGGAGGCGGTGTTCGGCAGCGGCCCGACAGGCCCCCCGCCGAAAGGCTGGCGCCCCCACCTGGAACGGGAGGCGCGCTGGCTGTGGAAGCAGTACGCCCGTCACCCCTGGCTGGCACGCGCCATGGCCGGCCTGACCCGCCCGATGGCCTCCCCGAACGCGATGCAGTACACGGAACGGGCCCTGGCCGCCCTGACCGGCCTCGGCCTCACCCCGGAACAGATGCTGCACATCCACCTCACGATCCTCGGCTACGCCCAGGGCATCGCGATGGCCGTCGAGCTGGAGTCCCAGGCGCGCCAGGACAGCGGCATGACGGCGGAGGAGTGGATGACGTCGATGGAACCCCGCATGGACGCGATCCAGGCGACCGCGGCCTACCCGGTCCTGTCCACGTTCTTCGGCACCGCCGACTTCGAGCTGGAACTGGGCACCCTCTTCGAGTTCGGCCTGGCGCGGGTGCTGGACGGGGTGGAGGGGATGGTGGAGGGGGCGCGGGGAAACACCAACTGA
- a CDS encoding MFS transporter, which yields MENTPGPLAGRKEWTALGVLMLPLLLVSMDVSILYFAIPYISQDLEPSATQQLWILDMYGFVLAGLLIVMGSLGDRIGRRTLVLAGAAVFGAASVAAAYAHSAEVLIAVRALLGLGGAALMPSTLALIRNLFHDAKQRGKAVTLWTGVMTAGISLGPVVSGLLLEHFWWGSVFLINLPAMVLLLVLVPFLVPETATTVGGRFDLISAALSLGALLAVIYGIKEWARHGYEPLPALCVLVGLVLGAVFVRRQKRIAHPMIDLGLIGRRSFGGPVLADLLAMFATVGMAVFFTQYLQSVLGLSPLTAALWSLVPAAGVAVMAPVGAVLAQRIDRAYVMAGGFLVAACGFLWLSQLRTDSPLWVALVGGAVYAGGLVAAMTLANELALGAAPPERAGSAAAVLESGQELGGALGMAILGSVGAAVYSRDMADALPAGTPHADAVRETLGGASAVAAELPPAAANAVLTAARDAFTHGLGIAAVGAALVMACAAALSVGFLRGAGGTTASSSAPDAEPRSTSSVPH from the coding sequence ATGGAGAACACACCCGGCCCCCTCGCGGGCCGCAAGGAATGGACCGCCCTCGGCGTCCTGATGCTGCCGCTGCTCCTTGTCTCGATGGACGTGTCCATCCTCTACTTCGCCATCCCGTACATCAGTCAGGACCTGGAGCCCAGCGCCACGCAGCAGTTGTGGATCCTGGACATGTACGGCTTCGTGCTCGCCGGCCTGCTCATCGTCATGGGGTCCCTCGGCGACCGCATCGGGCGGCGCACGCTGGTCCTGGCGGGAGCGGCCGTGTTCGGAGCGGCCTCGGTGGCCGCCGCGTACGCGCACTCCGCCGAAGTGCTCATCGCCGTACGCGCGTTGCTCGGCCTCGGTGGCGCCGCTCTGATGCCCTCCACGCTCGCGCTGATCCGCAACCTCTTCCACGACGCGAAGCAGCGCGGGAAGGCGGTGACCCTCTGGACGGGCGTCATGACCGCCGGTATCTCGCTCGGTCCCGTCGTCAGCGGGCTGCTGCTCGAACACTTCTGGTGGGGATCGGTCTTCCTCATCAACCTGCCCGCCATGGTGCTGCTGCTCGTGCTGGTGCCCTTCCTGGTGCCGGAGACCGCGACCACCGTCGGCGGGCGCTTCGACCTGATCAGCGCCGCGCTCTCGCTCGGTGCCCTGCTCGCGGTCATCTACGGCATCAAGGAATGGGCCCGGCACGGTTACGAGCCGTTGCCCGCGCTCTGCGTCCTCGTGGGGCTCGTGCTCGGCGCCGTCTTCGTACGACGGCAGAAGCGCATCGCCCACCCGATGATCGACCTCGGTCTGATCGGACGGCGTTCCTTCGGCGGTCCCGTGCTGGCGGATCTGCTCGCCATGTTCGCGACGGTGGGCATGGCCGTCTTCTTCACCCAGTACCTGCAGTCCGTGCTCGGCCTCAGCCCCCTGACCGCCGCGCTGTGGAGCCTGGTGCCGGCGGCGGGCGTCGCCGTCATGGCACCGGTCGGCGCCGTACTCGCCCAGCGGATCGACCGTGCGTACGTCATGGCGGGCGGCTTCCTCGTCGCGGCCTGCGGCTTCCTCTGGCTGTCGCAGCTGCGTACGGACTCGCCCCTGTGGGTCGCCCTCGTCGGCGGGGCCGTCTACGCGGGCGGCCTGGTCGCCGCCATGACCCTGGCCAATGAACTCGCGCTGGGCGCGGCCCCGCCCGAGCGTGCCGGGTCGGCGGCGGCCGTGCTGGAGTCGGGGCAGGAACTGGGCGGGGCCCTGGGCATGGCGATCCTGGGATCCGTCGGCGCCGCCGTGTACAGCCGGGACATGGCGGACGCCCTGCCCGCGGGAACGCCGCACGCGGACGCGGTACGCGAGACCCTGGGCGGCGCGTCCGCCGTCGCGGCCGAACTGCCGCCCGCGGCGGCAAACGCCGTGCTGACGGCCGCGCGAGACGCCTTCACCCACGGGCTGGGCATCGCGGCGGTCGGCGCGGCCCTGGTCATGGCATGCGCCGCCGCCCTCTCGGTCGGCTTCCTGCGGGGCGCCGGTGGGACGACCGCGTCCTCGTCGGCACCGGACGCCGAACCGAGGAGCACGAGCTCGGTCCCGCACTGA
- a CDS encoding SMI1/KNR4 family protein, with the protein MSSATDTDRVFPAALAAVAEVDFYDDHYLSVDEDEDEYHRFDFEPTAYFESAEWTTGLFRSWTGNPEAEGDAYLPFGQDGAGGRAMVWRARPGRSLADQPIVFLGSEGECGVVAGSLSDFLWVLADGYGPMEAALAEELVSRPEEPLARLAERHATTPRRTAEEIVTEARAEFPTFKEDIYAMCR; encoded by the coding sequence ATGAGCAGCGCGACTGATACGGACCGCGTCTTCCCTGCCGCCCTTGCCGCGGTGGCCGAGGTGGACTTCTACGACGACCACTACCTCAGCGTCGACGAGGACGAGGACGAGTACCACCGCTTCGACTTCGAGCCGACCGCGTACTTCGAGTCGGCCGAGTGGACGACCGGCCTGTTCAGGAGCTGGACGGGAAACCCCGAGGCGGAAGGCGACGCCTACCTCCCCTTCGGCCAGGACGGCGCGGGCGGCCGGGCCATGGTCTGGCGCGCCCGGCCCGGCCGTTCCCTCGCCGACCAGCCGATCGTGTTCCTCGGCTCGGAGGGCGAGTGCGGGGTGGTGGCGGGCAGCCTCTCCGACTTCCTGTGGGTCCTGGCCGACGGCTACGGCCCGATGGAAGCCGCGCTCGCCGAGGAGCTCGTGTCCCGTCCCGAGGAGCCTCTGGCCCGTCTCGCCGAACGCCACGCGACGACACCGCGACGGACGGCTGAGGAGATCGTCACGGAGGCCCGGGCGGAGTTCCCCACCTTCAAGGAGGACATCTACGCGATGTGCCGGTGA